The genomic region TTTTTTGGTAACGAAAATACGGTCTACGTCTCAGGATATAATACAGTGGAAAAAACTCTTACCGCTGATACAATGGTTCAGAATACAAGAGGTCTTACACCCACAGAACCTGTAAAAGTGGAAGAAGGAACACTTCTTTATGATGCAAAGATAGGACTTTCACAGATTACAGGAGCAGCTCCACCGAAGGAGTGGGAGATTTCAGGTGAGTTGCCACATATAATAGCAAGGTGGAATATAAATTATGGGCATTATCTCGCCGATGCTGGTAGATATGAAGAAGCACTTTATGTGTTTCAGATAGCTCTTGACCTGAGTGATAATTCAGAAATAAGGGCAGATGCAAGACTTGAAAGAGGTGCTGTATACTCAAGATTTTTAAGAAATCCTGAGGCTGCGCTTTCTGAATATCTTCTTATTCTTGAGGAGTATCCAGAGACTCCTCAAAAAGAAACAGCTCTTTATCTTACAGCAATGACTCTTTATGAACTGAAGTTTAAAAAACAGGCAAAGCAAAGACTTACTCAGTATAAAAAGGAGTATCCTGATGGAAAATATTTGACAAATATAGAGACAATTCTGAAACTTCTGGACGATGAAAAGTAAACTTCTGATTTTTCTGTGCATTGGCTTTGTTTCAGCTTTCATTGTTTCTTTTTTATACATTTTAAAGATTGATTTTTTAACATCCTTTGACTTGAAACTTAAAGATGTAAGATTCCGTCTTAGGGGAAATCTTGAGCCTGACAGAAGGGTTTTAATTGTTGCTATAGATTCAAAAAGTATTGACAGACTTGGCAGATGGCCATGGGACAGAAAAATAATCGCAAAATTGATAGAAAATCTTAAAAAAGCAAAAGTCATTGCACTTGATATTGTTTTTTCAGAAGTCTCCAATCCTCAGGCTGACAGAATTCTCTCTGAAACAGTAAATAAAAATGCAGTTGTGGGATATTATTTCAGAGATGACGAAACATACATCAATCCCCGATCTTATGAAAATCTTAGAGAATCAAGAATAAAAATAATCAAGACAGAACAAGAAGTAAAAACCCTGCCAGTGCGAGAATTTGCCTATGCAGAGCTTAATATCCCCTCAATAAAAACCCAGGCAGGTTTTTTTAATATTTTTCCCGATAATGATGGAGTTTACAGAAAAATTGCGCTCCTTGCTCTATACAATGGAGAGCTTTATCCCCATCTTGCACTTAAAGCAGTTGCACAATTTAAAGAAGTTCCAGTCATTGTTGAAATAGCCCAGTATGGAATAAAAAGCATAAAAATTGGATATGAAACAGCGCCTGTTGATGAATCTGGCAGTCTTACTCTTAACTATTACGGAAAAGCTGGCACATTTAAAACAGTTTCAGCAGTTGATGTTATTGATGGAAATGTGCAGATTCCTGAGGACTCAATAATTTTTATTGGTGCTACAGAAATAGGAATTGCTGACATCCGTAGTACGCCAGTGGATCCTGTTATGCCGGGAGTTGAAATATCTGCAACCGCTGTTTCAAATATCCTGAAAAATCAGTATTTAATTTACAATGCATGGGTTACACTGGTTGATATTTTATTTATAACAGTGCCTGCAATTTTGCTGAGCTTTATTTTCATCAAAGTATCAAGAACTTTCCTTTCACTCACCATATTTATGGCTTTTTCGTTTTTAACATATTTTGTCAATCTTTTTATATTCAAAAACTACTTTTTGGATCTCTCTTTGATTTACCCTTTTGTTGCTCTTTCTTTGTGTTATGTGCTTTCAGAGGCATACAGAAACTTAATAATTGAGAAAAAAAGCAGATTTCTTAAAAAAGCCTTCTCAAGCTATGTCTCACCTGAAGTTGTTAACATAATAATGAAAAATCCTGATGCATTAAAGCTTGGTGGAGAAAAAAGAACAATAACTGTGCTTTTTTCAGATGTAAGAGGTTTTACTACAGTATCAGAGCAGCTTAAGCCTGAAAAACTCGTATTGCTTCTTAATAGTTATCTTGATCCAATGACGAAGATTGTTCTTAAACACAGAGGAATGCTTGATAAATACATAGGTGATGCCATAATGGCATTATATAACGCACCCGTGGAGTTTT from Thermodesulfovibrio sp. 3907-1M harbors:
- a CDS encoding FecR domain-containing protein, whose product is MKAVIFVILSIFYLSAVAYGAVGEIEKIEGNVFYREHSGIPYKKATAGLLLNSGYWIKTESKSWTNIKLIDGSRFILSDNTELEISDYLFDRGRKSGVFYVTQGKIRATVLKLTGQTTNFRVKTPTAVAGIKGTEFMMLAKGQANVFFGNENTVYVSGYNTVEKTLTADTMVQNTRGLTPTEPVKVEEGTLLYDAKIGLSQITGAAPPKEWEISGELPHIIARWNINYGHYLADAGRYEEALYVFQIALDLSDNSEIRADARLERGAVYSRFLRNPEAALSEYLLILEEYPETPQKETALYLTAMTLYELKFKKQAKQRLTQYKKEYPDGKYLTNIETILKLLDDEK
- a CDS encoding adenylate/guanylate cyclase domain-containing protein, whose translation is MKSKLLIFLCIGFVSAFIVSFLYILKIDFLTSFDLKLKDVRFRLRGNLEPDRRVLIVAIDSKSIDRLGRWPWDRKIIAKLIENLKKAKVIALDIVFSEVSNPQADRILSETVNKNAVVGYYFRDDETYINPRSYENLRESRIKIIKTEQEVKTLPVREFAYAELNIPSIKTQAGFFNIFPDNDGVYRKIALLALYNGELYPHLALKAVAQFKEVPVIVEIAQYGIKSIKIGYETAPVDESGSLTLNYYGKAGTFKTVSAVDVIDGNVQIPEDSIIFIGATEIGIADIRSTPVDPVMPGVEISATAVSNILKNQYLIYNAWVTLVDILFITVPAILLSFIFIKVSRTFLSLTIFMAFSFLTYFVNLFIFKNYFLDLSLIYPFVALSLCYVLSEAYRNLIIEKKSRFLKKAFSSYVSPEVVNIIMKNPDALKLGGEKRTITVLFSDVRGFTTVSEQLKPEKLVLLLNSYLDPMTKIVLKHRGMLDKYIGDAIMALYNAPVEFSEHAKEAVLTAIEMTKELKNLNEKFIQYGFPEIDIGIGINTGEAVIGNMGTDMRFDYTAIGDTVNLASRLEGLNKFYGTRIIISESTFNALKQKKEFIIRELDLIRVKGKKEPVKIYEVIENLAFEPAIKDFEKALNLYRNFRFKEAIEIFSYIKEKFNDKASSVYEERCKAYLQNPPASDWDKVYTAREK